In the Thermoplasmatales archaeon genome, AGTAATAGCCGGCAGAATAGGCAATTCTAAGAATCTTCCATTCCACAGGGGTAATATTAGCCAAAGGGTAATAGTGTAATATATTGAAAGAACTCAACAGAATGTTTTCATCATTTATTCGATCGTAATTCATTGTCTCGATCTTGTTGCCAGACTTTAAGACATTCTTTTCCACTGTTTCAATGCCTTCCAGATCCTTGACAACGTATCCGAAGTTTTCGGTCCCATTTTTTGCTATCACGGGCATTAACAATAATCCACTCCCTTCCGATATGGCTGAGATCATCCCATGACCTTTCTTTTCTCCGTATATGAAAACAGCTCTCTTCATTTTTGAAATATGGATATCAAGAAAATCCTTGGATAAATCATGCCTCATGGAATCCTTGTTCTTATCATCACTGAAGGCAAATACCATATTTTTCCCATTTGATCTGTGGTTTACAGAAGTTGTTATTATACTGCTTTCAGAAGAATCTGCAGCTAGTGTCAAACCGCACTGGCTTACAATTGTTAGGTTAACCAGGAGCATAGTACTCTAATGGAAGCAACAAATAAAGATTTTCTATATTTTATATATTTTAATTCGTCATTTGCCGATGTAATTCAAAGTAAAGTACTTATTTTTCTTAGATGATCAATTTTTTCCTGTGAGTAACCTAATGACTTAAGCACGGCATCAGTGTCCGCCCCTAAATCTGGTACCATGCCAGTATATTCATTTCCGTATACTGGAGTCGCAGGTACTCTTAGTATTTTCCCATCGTAATCAACTCTGACAAACTTGTCCTTTGCCTGATCGTCTTCCAGAAGCTCCCATGGTTTCTTAAGCATGGAGAAAACGATGTTGTTTTTTTCAAGAACTTCTATGACGTCTGAAGAATTGAGGCGCTTGATATTTTCAGCTATCCTTGGTATCAGAGTATCTCTGTTGAGGTATCTGCCATCATTGTGTTCGTAAATCCTTTCGGCGCAAAACCCCATGTTAAAGGAAAGGCAGAACTTCTTCCACTGATTATCTGTTGTTACCGCGATAAATATCTTTTTCCCATCCTTTGTATTAAAAAAGTCATAAATTCCCCAAGCAAACCCACTCTCATTAATAGGATCGAGCTCTTTTCCTAGCATCTCTTCGGTCACGATGTGCTGCCCAACAAGGAACATAGCAGTTTCGAATAAACCGATTTCTATCTTTTTTGCTTCGTCACTTCCCCCCCTCTTAGAAAGAGCATCTAGAGCACCTACAACTCCAAATAGGGCAGAAGAGATGTCAACAACTGAGGCACCGACCCTAAGCGGGCGGTTCTTCAGGCCGTTCATGAAGGCCATACCACTATGCACTTCTATGGGGTAGTCAAGGGATTTTCTGTTCTGAAGCGGACCAGGGCCGTATCCATGTATTGATACGTAAATCAGATTATGCCGTATTTTTTTAAGATCCTTGAAGCCGAGTCCGAGAGAATCCATGGTACCGTTGCTAAGGTTGTCTATCAAGATATCCGAAGTCCTAACGATATCCTTGAACGCCTCCTTTCCCTCAGGCATCTTCAGATCTATAGCCACACTTTTTTTGTTCCTATTGAACGTTGGAAAAGCACCCTTACTTGATCCTTCTAACTTTCGAGCTATGTCTCCACCGTCAGGGTTTTCTATTTTTATTACCTCGTGCCCAAGATCTGCAAGAATTAGGCCTGCAGTTGGTCCAGCTACAATGTGACCAACTTCAATTACTCTTACCGTAAATGTCACCCCACATCTTTTTAAGTTCAATCAATGAGATCGGCTTCCCAGATTCAACGGATCTCCCCTTTGCAAGATCCATTAGTACCTTGAGTTTTCCCTCATCCACGGCAAGACCCTCTGACCTCAATATATTCTTTAACATGTTACGTCCCGTGTATACGTTAACCGAAAAGTTTTTTCCCACAAAAACATCGCCAAATGCTGCATGTGTGCCAGCGGTGTGGATCTTTACATTTTTTCCATACATCGGGAAATTGTCAGCAAAAAAACCTATTCCGATCTTTTCCACAATTAACGCTTTTAAATAATCATAGACGGCCATAAGCTTAGGCATTATTATACCTGTTGGAACATTCATTGAAGATAGAATTGAAACCAGTGAGGCCGTGTCTGATATGCCGTTTCTTTCACCTATTCCAAATATAGTTGTATCAACATGATCCGCTCCTGCCTCGATCCCGGCCAGTGCATTTGCTATCGAGCTCCCAGAGTCGTTGTGACAGTGAACTTCAATCTCTGCATCCGTTATTCCTCTTACGAAATTAACAACCCTCCGTATCTTTTCCGGTGTTCCCTTTCCCATGGTATCTGGTAACTGTATTACGTCTGCACCGTTTTCCCTAAGCCCCCTAACAAGCTTTTCAATGTCTTCCAGAGAAAAATCTATAACGTCTACAATTGCAACTTCTACTTTTTTCCCGCTGTTAGAGGCGTACTTAACGGCATCATATACGCTACTTATGTCGTCGATCTTGAATGGAAGATGCAGGGCTATATTTGCCCCTGTACGGAGAATTGTGTCAACATCTCCTCTGGTTGTACGACCAAGGGCAAACACTTCGTTAAATATGTTCTGTTCAACAATTTTTTTTGTTACAGCAACCTCACTTTCGTGCGCCGAAGGGTATGAAACAAGCGCGCTCTTAATTCCAGCCTCCTTCAGAAGCGACGCCAATTTTAGTTTCTCTTCAATTGTGAAAGCCATTCCAGGGGCCTGTAAGCCTTCCCTGAGGGTATCATCTTTAATCATTGCAGGAATAACAACGCATAGGATTATTTGAAGTAGGCATATAATGTGTTAAAGTTTTACGGTCCGCCAGCATCCATCAGTAACGCAAGGACATCAATATTTTTAGCTGCTGTTTTTCTAAAGATCTCACTCACAGAGATTTCACTAAGTTCGATACCAGAAAGGCACTCCATAAAGCTTTCAAATGCAGTCTCTCTACTCTCCATGATTGTCTTGGTCAATAAGTGTGAAAGCCTGTCCTCCTCCGTTAATCTCTTCTCAATTCGGCCTTCATACTTTCTGATTTTGCTGTTATTTTCTGTTCCCTGGCTTTCCACAATGAAATCAGCAGCAGCCATTGCTGTGGAGAATGCTTCATTGTACGATGTGAAAAAGAAGTGGTTGAAAAGTCCAGAAGCTAATCCTATGTTGAGGAATCTTCCGTTTCCGTAATCGATGTTTTGCAACGCCATAATTTTTTCACTCCCAGAGGTTACGCTATTTTCATAAAGTTCGCTTCTCTCTTTAACCATATCCACTGAGTCAACCGAAACATAGTTGATCCATTTTTTCGCTACGGGCATCTGATATTCTATTATCCTTGGATCGCCGGTACCCACGTGAATAGTGGGCTTTTGATTTTCTGTAGAATAGGCCTCTCTCTTGTACATGAAGTAAAAGTTGTCGAATTCTGCTGCATTGTGATAGCCGCTATTCAGTAGCAATGGTTTTATTCCACCTGTGGCATTTATAACATAATCCGCCTGTATGTTTCGGTACTTTCCCATCTTCAAGACGTGTAGGCCGTAACCATCTTTTTCCTTCAGGATATCTTTGACCTCTGATCTTATCTCAATTGCTGCTCCTTCTTCAACTGCAAGACTTGCCAGTTCCTTCTGGAATCTATCTCCAGCTATGACAGCATTGAAAACATCTTTTTCTGGCGTAGAATGCATGTAAAACGATGCCCCAGATTTATCAGAAGCAAAAGTTATTTCATTAATGTGGTCAAGTAATATGTTATCTGCGTTTACTCCTGTTTCCGTTAGCAACCTTGAATTTATGAGATCTGAGCACATGTCGGGAGCACCGATCTCAATTCTTTTGTCAAGCACAATCACTTTCAGGCCGTTTTCACTCAGCTTCCTAGCGGCTAAAGTGCCGGATGGGCCACCACCTATAATGGCAACATCGTATCTGGAATTTCCATTCTCTCCCATGTGTAGGTCCTGATTGATAGTTTCATTAAAAGCATGACTGTTCGACTCTAAAACAAAAGAAGCGGTATTACGCTTAAATCTTTTTCAAATATTTGTAGCGTTCGGGGCTAAATGGAATGTTCATAAAGGTTGGTGTTGACGTAAGGTTATCATCGGCAAATTTTAAATAAAATCTCGGATACGTGAGAGGACATTAATATGAAAGACAGCTATGATTACGATATTGTGGTCGCTGGCGGGGGACTATCAGGTACCGTTGCAGCGGCAATGGCAGCTAAAGCTGGTTTGAAGGTAATAATTCTTGACAGGAATGATCAAGATAATGTGGGCCGAAAGACAATTTCCGGGTGGATATGTGGAGATGCTGTGGCCGGTTCTCATATAGATTATATAACAAGGAAGCTCGGGGTTTCTTTCGGAAAACCTGAACTGGACAGGGAAGTCGACGGCGTCTATGCCATATCACCAGATCTCTCCACTCGCTTCAAGTTTGATGGCGTTGGATATACCCTTGATAGGCCAGAGTTCGAAACTAAGCTTTTGAACATAGCTCTTAAAGCCGGTGCTGATTACAAACCCCAGTTCGAAGTAGACGGCCCATTAATTGAATCAAACAGGATCGTTGGCGTGTATGGGCGAGACAAGGATAAAAACGAGATTAAGTTTCACTCAAAGGTAGTCATCGATGCCTTAGGTGTATCGACTGTCATCAGGAGGAAACTTCCAGAAAATCCATATGTCGATAGAACCGTAGATATAGACGATCTGGAGTATACTGGCCGTTACATCTATGAATTCGAGCTTGATCATACAGATCTGAGTTACTACGATCCGGATAACGCTCTGATCCACTTAAACAACGAAATTGCACCTGGAGGTTATGGCTGGGTCTTTCCTAAGAGCGACAACAAGATCAACATAGGTCTAGGCGTCCAGAAAACAAGCCTGGAGATAAGAAACAAAGCTATGGGGCGCTCTGACAATCTTCAGAGCCTTATTGATCAGTACGTGAAATGGAATCCAGTATTCAAGAACCTGAAATTGTTCAACAAGAACAACAACGGTAAGGGAAACTGGTCCGTTGCCGTTAGAAGGCAGATGGAATCGCTTGTCTACGAAGGTTATCTCGGTGCCGGGGACAGCATGGTAATGCCCAACCCTATAAGCGCAGGCGGTATAGGCCCTGCACTCATTTCAGGGGTTCTGGCTGGAGAGAATGCAGCTCTCGCTGTAGAGAGCAGAGATACAAGCGTAAAAGCAATGTGGAAATATAACCTTGAGTTCAATGAAGCATATGGAAAGAAAACCGCTGGAATGGAGATATTCAGGATATACCTGCAGTCTCTTAACAACAAGGTCCTCAACTATGGAATGAATAAGTTTCTTACTACAAAGGAAGCTTCTGACATAACACTGGGTCTTGTTCCCGAACTTAGTCTTGCATCAAAGTTCAAGTTTGTCCTCAAGGGAGCAAGCAACATTAATGCTTTCAGAAACCTTGTTTTCGTCATGTCAAAAATGAAGGAAATGAACGCCATATACGAGAACTACCCGAAGAGTCCTGATGAGTTTATATCCTTTAAAAGCAGGGTAAAAGAAAACATAGAGGACGCGAAGACCAGGTTCAAGCCTAACCCCGTTTAGTCCCGCTATAATATTCACAATATTTGTTTATCCTGCATTTTTTGCATAACGGATGCACTGGCTTGCAAATAGTTTTTCCGAATTCCACCATTGTAGGGTTGAACCCAATCCACATTTTTTTTGGCACTATCTTTTCGAGAATACGTTCGGTTTCCTCTGGGTCAGATGATCTTGACCACCCTACTCTGACGCTTATTCTCTGAACATGAGTGTCTACGGCTATGGCCGGAATTGACATGGAGTCCGAGAGAACAACATTTGCGGTCTTCCTGCCCACTCCCGGTATCCTGGTCATGTCTTCAAGGTTTTTCGGAACCTTTCCTCCAAATTCATTTACAATTAAGCGTGCAGCATTTATTATTCTCCCCGATTTAACATTGCTGAATCCGACTCTTGCTATCAGTTCCTTTACGTCATTGACATCTGCACTGCTCAGGTTTTCTGCAGTTCTGTATTTGTTGTAGAGGCCCCTTGCAGCGGCATCTGTAACCTCATCCTTCGTCCTGTGCGAAAGCATTGTTGTGATAAGAACCCAGAATGGATCTCTGAATTCAAAATGATGAGGTGGACTCATCTTTCTTATTTCCTTGTATATTCGTGGAAACGTTTCAATTGCTTTTTTCCTGTTCAATGTTCCAGTAGCTCCTTATTTCTCTGCTCTTCGTAGCAACACTGCTCGCCCCGATGAGGGTCGTCGTTGCAAGTTTTATGTTTGTTATCAACGGTATCCCGTATTTCACCGACAGCCTCCTTATCTGGTTTCCATCCCGGATAGGACCAGAGCGAAGCGATGGCGTATTTATCACGATATCAGGCTTATGCTCCAGGATGAAATCTTCAACGTTTGGCTGGCGTAAATCCTCCATCTTATAGACCACATCGCAATTAACACCATTTTCCATCAAGACTTTTCTTGTTCCGGGTGTGGCGAAGATCTGGATGCCAATATTTGAAAACTCTTTTCCGATATTCACGATCTGATCCTTATCCTCGTCTCTAACTGATATGAGCGCAACAGAATTTCCATGTAGCGATATCTTGTGGAATTTTAGGTATTTTGCAACAGCCTCTTCAAGGGTTTTTCCGGGAAGCATGGCTTCCCCTGTGGATTTCATCTCCGGACCTAGGACAGCATCAACGTCAAGGAATCTGTTGAAAGGAAATGCCGGAATCTTAACAAAGTATCCATGGTTGTTCTTATCTATTCTTCTTATTTTTCCCTCCATTATTGCGTAATATGCCTCATTGACCCAGTCTATGTCTGTCGCTTTGCATACAAAGGGTACAGATCGGCTCGCTCTGGCGTTCAGCTCTATGATCATAATTTCGCCATACTTAACTGCCAGTTGCAGGTTTGAAAGTCCAGTCAGATCGTACTCCCTGGAAAGCATGTCTACAATCTTCTGAATGCGCTTTACAAGTTTTGCATCCGGTATCCTCGGCCCCATCAGCATCGTTGCATCCCCGGAATGTGTACCTGCTTCCTCAACATGAATCAAAATTCCACATATTACCGATTTTCTTCCGTTCGAGATAAAATCAACGTCGATCTCCGTGGCGTTTTCTATATACTTGCTTATGAGTATGTGGGAATCTGGTTTATCTTCAAACAAGTTGGCGAGCCTTTCGTGAAGGATTTCCCTATCCGTGATTATGTCCATTGCCCTTCCGCCTATGATAAAGCTGCTCCTGACAATAACGGGTAACTCTATGTTTTGAGATACTTCGACGGCTTCCTGCATGTGGTTAACTATTATGAAATCAGGCTGTTTCAGTCCAAAAAATTTCAAGTTCCTTGAGAATTTCGTTCTGTCCTCGATCTTCTCAATATTCTCTGGAGACGTGCCAAGAAAAATATCTGGACCGAATATATCCTGCAGTGGCATAGCCATGTTCTGTCCCGTCTGACCTGAAAACTGCACAATAATCCTGCATGGGCTTTCTCTCCGTACTATATTTGACACATGTTCGATCGTCAATGGCTCAAAGTAGAGCGTGTCTGATATGTCAAAGTCAGTTGAAACTGTTTCTGGGTTGCTGTTTATCATCACCGCCCTGTAGCCATGTTTCTTTAGTGAAGCTATCATCTTTACGGAGACATAATCAAACTCCAAGCCCTGCGATATCCTGTTTGGTCCGGATCCGATTATTAGCACGGTTCCTTTTTTGTCTGCCGGGGGTGGGAACTCGTCCTGCTGATCGTATGTAGAATAGAAGTAAGGCGTCTTTGCCTCAAACTCACCGGAACATGTATCTATGGCCTTATAGACTGGAAGAATGCCCCCATCGAATCTTTTCTTCACGAGATCGGTCTCAGATATGCCAGTGAATACAGATATTACAGAATCCGGGATTCCAAGTTTCTTGATCTCCAGGAGGTCGGAAGGAATGAAACCACGTTTCATTCTTGAAATTCTATCGGTGAGATTCCTAAGCTTTTCTATGAAATAAGAATCTATTCTTGAAAGTTTTGCGATCCTCTCCGGATCCATATTATGGAGCAGCGCCTCGATTATGGCATAAATTCTAAGGTCCGATGGTTGGGACAATAAAAACTCAAGATCATGCTCGTGGTTCGATAGAAGGATGCGGCCGGATTCGGGTGTGTCGAGGGAAGCGATAGCTTTCATGAACGCTTCTTCGAACGTCCTTCCAATGCCCATAACCTCGCCTATGGATTTCATCTGTACGCCTATCGTCCTGTCAGTGGAAAACTTGTCGAATGGCCATCTTGGAATCTTTACAGTAACATAATCAAGCGACGGCTCAAACGCAGCATATGTCGACCTTGTTATCGGATTGATGATTTCATTAAGGTTATAACCAATCGCAATCTTTGTTGCTATACGTGCGATTGGGTATCCGCTTGCCTTGGATGCAAGAGCGGATGATCTGGAAGTCCTCGGGTTGACCTCTATAACGTAGTATTTATTGAGGTCTTGATCGAGTGCGAACTGGACATTGCATGCGCCCCTTATGCCTATAGCTGAAACTATTTTTATGGACGCGTCTCTGAGCATCTGGTAGTCCATGTCGCTCAATGTCTGAGAAGGCGTAACAACAACACTCTCACCCGTATGAACGCCCATCGGATCGAGGTTTTCCATGTTGCAAACGATCACGCAATTGCCTTCATTATCCCTTACTACCTCGTATTCAATCTCCTTGAGCCCCTCTATGGATTCTTCCAGTTCGAGTTCCTCTTCAGGGTGCGCATAGAAAAAGTCAGAGCATAATCTCATTAATTGATCCTTGTCTCTGACGATAAGTCCTCCTGATCCGCCAAGTGAAAACGAGGTTCTTACAATAGCGGGAATGAATTTTAGTTCTTCAACCCCGGATTTAAAAGAATCTTTGCTGAGTCTGACGGAAGAAGTGATAGGCTCTCCTATTCTGTTCATCAGGTCATGAAAACTTCTCCTATCCTCAGCGATCTCTATGGATCTTATCGACGTGCCCAGAACTCTTATCCCGTGGCTATCTAAAACATGTTTCTTGTCCAGTTCTATGGCGAGATTTAATGCAGTCTGGCCACCCATGGTTGGAAGGATCGCGTCGACATGCTCAGCCTCTATTATATCCAAGACAGAATCAACATTTATCGGTTCTATGTAAACGCGATCCGCTATCTCATGGTCGGTCTGAATGGTTGCAGGATTAGAGTTGAGGAGAACGACTTTGACCCCCTCCTCCTTCAGTGAAAGGCATGCCTGCGATCCAGAATAGTCGAATTCTGCTGCCTGGCCAATGATGACCGGGCCGGAACCCAGGACCAGGACGGTTTTTATGCTCCTGTCAATCGGCATGCCGCTTTGCTACCTCCTTTTGAATAAATTCAAAGAAAACCCTCGCGTCATGCGGTCCGGGAGAAGCCTCAGGATGGTATTGAATTGAATATATGGGCAAAAATGCGTGCTTCAGGCCTTCAACGGTACCATCATTTACATCCTTCTGCGTGACCTGTAGCCCCGTGGATTTCATGGATGCTTCATCCACTGCATAGCCATGATTGTGTGTCGTTATCAGAATCTTGTTCCCGGCGGACACAGCATGGTTTGATCCTCTGTGTCCAAACTTCATCTTCACAGTCTTCGCGCCAAAGGCAAGTGAAATGAGTTGGTGCCCTAAGCAGACACCAAATATTGGTACCGTTCCTGATTTATCCTTTATAAATTCTACCACATTCCTCAGGGATTCGTGGCTTGGGTCACCTGGGCCGTTGGATATGAAGACAGCATCGTAATTCCACTCAAGTTCAGAAAAGTTATAATTGTATGGTACAACATAGAGATCTGCAATTTTAGAAATCTCGTTCAGGAGGCTTTTCTTTGTCCCAACGTCTATGTAGAGAATCTTATACTTTGAATCCGTGTTGACACCGTAAGCCTTCTTGCATGAAACTTTTGACACAACATCTTCCGCCATCGGGTCTTCGAACTCTCTTTTTAGTTCCGGATAGGATGTTATGTACGCTCTTTCTACACCCCTGTCTCGAATTCTTCGGACAAGGGCTCTGGTGTCGATCATGTCTATCCCTGGCACATGATTCCTTATGAGGTAATCATTGAATGAATCCCAACCTACCCCGGATTTTAGAATTGCATGGGCATCCTTTGTTACGAGGCCAGATACTTGAGCCTCGGAGCTTTCCTCTCTTCCATGTTCAAGGGGGTAATTTCCTATAGTTGGAGATGCAAAAATGAGTATCTGATTCCTGTATGATGGATCCGATAAGGATTCGAGGTAACCAGTCATTGAGGTTGTAAAAACAAGCTCACCGTATCTCTCCCCCGTATATCCATATCCAGTACCTTCAAATATTGATCCATCCTGAAGCACAAGAAAGCGCTTCATGGAATCACATCCATCTGATCAAAGGAAATGGAAGAATAAATGCACCCAGAATTGTGAAAAAATATTGAGTTATTTATCTCGCTTATCACTGGTCTTCAAAAATAAGTATTACCAATATCAATAAAATACTTTTCAACTTTTTTGATCATGTACGTAATTTTTTTCGAGATGCTAAGCGAAATCTGGATTAAAATTCTGATTGTCCGCTGGATAGATTGAACATAGTGCGTGATTTCTTCCTCTTTATTGCAGACTTTATGTCGTCTTCATTGAAACCTTCAGGAAGACCTTTTCCGTTTATGTAATCAAAGAGCACAAGCTTAAGAACGTTCATGTAAGTGTAATTAAGGACAACCCCAAAAGCCATAAGTGCAATCCCTGCGATTATGAGGGCCACCAAGATAAAGACTGGAAGTGCAACGGATATGAGGAAAATTCCAAGCAATAACAGAGCAAAGCCACCGAGTGTAAATATTAGGGTGTAGAGATCGACATAGGCGACACCTCCAAACGTTGTTCCAAAATTTCTCGTGATGGTAGATACGCTCTCTTTCACGGCTTTAATAGGCCCAGATTTATTGTCAAGTATCGATGGTATGGCAAAAAATGTCGCAATCGCTATCATCATTGATCCCACAGCACCTATCACGAGCTGAGCGATCCCTCTTAATCGTGATTCAATTATCCTGAGTATGACTACCAGCATTGTGTAGAACAGTGCCCATTCTAGGGCCTGAAGCCTGTAGGCCCATGCCCTGCCAAAAGCCTCTCTCAGTGATACTGGACTTCCCGAGTTATTAGCACGATATGCGATGAGCATTGCAAGAAGTATTAGCGTTGAGACGAAGCCTACAACTATGTAGGCCACCAGAAGGGACAATATGTAGATTTCTACAGAACCGCCGACAGTAAAATTCAGTGGAAATGAAATAAAAAGAGAAACGAATGTAAATGCAAATACAGCTATGGCAACAATACCTGATATCAGAGGATAGTAAAACAGACTCTTGCTTCTGGAGACGCTTTCTCTTACTTGCCTTGCCAATCTCCAGCCAGCTTTCATCCTTTCAAACATATTTTAGCCTATTAAGAATCATTACTAAAGCGTTACGCCACGTTAATTTTTCTTAAAAAAAATATTAATATTTATGTTCAATCATTTAGTTATCCCGAGTTTTTTTCCTATATCGGAAAATGATGAGATTGCATAATCAAGATCCTTTTTCGAATGCAGAGCCGAAGGCATCAACCTTATTCTAGCTGTTCCAGATGGGACGGTCGGGTACACAATCGGTGATGCAAAAACATTCTTTTCCCTAAAAAGCCGATCGCTTAATTCCAGGGTCTTTTTCTCGTCTCCAACCATGACAGGCGTAATCGGTGTTTTACTGTGTCCTGTGTTGAATCCGGCTTCGCTGAGGCCCTTCTTAAGGTAGTCGGAATTTTCCCAGAGCTTTCTGACCAGGGAATCGTCGCTCTCCAAGATCTCTATTGATTTTAGAACCGCAGCTGCATCACCAGCATTAAGCGCGCTGCTGAAAAGGAATGGTCTGGACTTTCTCTTAAGGTATTCTATGAGGTCATTGCTGCCAGCAACGAATCCTCCCATTGATCCTATCGCCTTCGAAAAGGTACCCATTTCAATATCTATCTTGTCTGAAACCTTGAAATAGTCGCATATGCCTCTTCCATGATCGCCGAGAACTCCTTCCCCATGGGCATCATCAACATAACTCATGGCACCATATTTTTCGGAATTTTCAATGATTTCTGGTAGCGGTGTTATGTCTCCGTCCATGCTAAAAACTCCGTCGGATATGACCAGCTTTTTTCCGGAATTTCCCGAAGCTTCCATTAATTTTTTTTCAAGATCATTCATATCAAGGTGCTTATACACAACTCTCTGTGCCGAACTTAACCTGACACCGTCGATTATACTCGCATGGTTGAGTTCTTCGCTGAAAACAACATCTTCTTTTCCAACAAGGACAGGTATCGTACCAGTGTTTGCGAGCAATCCACCCTGATATACAAGTGCAGATTCCATATGTTTGAACTTCGCAACCTTTTCTTCGAGCTTAACATGTATTTCTTCAGTGCCTGCTATAGATCTTACTGCGCCTGCGCCGACACCATATTCCTCGATCGCGTCAATGGCTGCCTTCTTAACTCTTGGATCATTAGCTAAGCCGAGATAATTGTTCGAGCACATGTTTAGCATGTCTTTTCCATCAATCTTAACCCAAGCTCCCTGAGAGCTCTGCAAGATCTTTATCGGTATGAATCTTCCTGAACTCTTCAGTTCCTCAATTTCCCTGCTTACCCAATCAAGTCCTTTGGAAACCATGGATAAGTATTTCGCCATGGAATTATAATTTTTGTAATTCTATAACCCAGTCCCTGAATTATTTACCATGCTATGGCTACATTGTGATTTTATACTTTATTAGCTTGCAGGCTTTATGGCTGGAAAATTATTGGTAATAATTTCATCTGGAGAAGAGGCAAGAGAAAAGGCAGTTACAGGATTGAGATTCGCAGTTTTATCTAAAAAATTCAAATGGATGGACGAAGTCGAGGTGGTGCTGTTTGGGCCGTCGGAAAAACTCGCTACCAAGGACGAGGAATTTAAGGATCTGATTAAAGAAGGCAGTGATATTGGTATTGTTCCTATCGCATGTTCAAACATCGCACAAAGGGACAATATAACTGAATCGCTCAAGCATCTTGGTTTTTCCGTCGATCCTATCGGGCCAGTCATCACTGGCTTCATGAACAAGGGCTTCGTTCCAATGACATTTTGATGATTCTTCAATTATTCCTTCCTTTTAGGTCATTGGTCCGGAAAAACAACTTCAAAGCAGAAATATAAAATA is a window encoding:
- a CDS encoding glycine C-acetyltransferase, with the translated sequence MVSKGLDWVSREIEELKSSGRFIPIKILQSSQGAWVKIDGKDMLNMCSNNYLGLANDPRVKKAAIDAIEEYGVGAGAVRSIAGTEEIHVKLEEKVAKFKHMESALVYQGGLLANTGTIPVLVGKEDVVFSEELNHASIIDGVRLSSAQRVVYKHLDMNDLEKKLMEASGNSGKKLVISDGVFSMDGDITPLPEIIENSEKYGAMSYVDDAHGEGVLGDHGRGICDYFKVSDKIDIEMGTFSKAIGSMGGFVAGSNDLIEYLKRKSRPFLFSSALNAGDAAAVLKSIEILESDDSLVRKLWENSDYLKKGLSEAGFNTGHSKTPITPVMVGDEKKTLELSDRLFREKNVFASPIVYPTVPSGTARIRLMPSALHSKKDLDYAISSFSDIGKKLGITK
- the carA gene encoding glutamine-hydrolyzing carbamoyl-phosphate synthase small subunit, with the protein product MKRFLVLQDGSIFEGTGYGYTGERYGELVFTTSMTGYLESLSDPSYRNQILIFASPTIGNYPLEHGREESSEAQVSGLVTKDAHAILKSGVGWDSFNDYLIRNHVPGIDMIDTRALVRRIRDRGVERAYITSYPELKREFEDPMAEDVVSKVSCKKAYGVNTDSKYKILYIDVGTKKSLLNEISKIADLYVVPYNYNFSELEWNYDAVFISNGPGDPSHESLRNVVEFIKDKSGTVPIFGVCLGHQLISLAFGAKTVKMKFGHRGSNHAVSAGNKILITTHNHGYAVDEASMKSTGLQVTQKDVNDGTVEGLKHAFLPIYSIQYHPEASPGPHDARVFFEFIQKEVAKRHAD
- a CDS encoding DUF6159 family protein — translated: MFERMKAGWRLARQVRESVSRSKSLFYYPLISGIVAIAVFAFTFVSLFISFPLNFTVGGSVEIYILSLLVAYIVVGFVSTLILLAMLIAYRANNSGSPVSLREAFGRAWAYRLQALEWALFYTMLVVILRIIESRLRGIAQLVIGAVGSMMIAIATFFAIPSILDNKSGPIKAVKESVSTITRNFGTTFGGVAYVDLYTLIFTLGGFALLLLGIFLISVALPVFILVALIIAGIALMAFGVVLNYTYMNVLKLVLFDYINGKGLPEGFNEDDIKSAIKRKKSRTMFNLSSGQSEF
- the carB gene encoding carbamoyl-phosphate synthase (glutamine-hydrolyzing) large subunit — translated: MPIDRSIKTVLVLGSGPVIIGQAAEFDYSGSQACLSLKEEGVKVVLLNSNPATIQTDHEIADRVYIEPINVDSVLDIIEAEHVDAILPTMGGQTALNLAIELDKKHVLDSHGIRVLGTSIRSIEIAEDRRSFHDLMNRIGEPITSSVRLSKDSFKSGVEELKFIPAIVRTSFSLGGSGGLIVRDKDQLMRLCSDFFYAHPEEELELEESIEGLKEIEYEVVRDNEGNCVIVCNMENLDPMGVHTGESVVVTPSQTLSDMDYQMLRDASIKIVSAIGIRGACNVQFALDQDLNKYYVIEVNPRTSRSSALASKASGYPIARIATKIAIGYNLNEIINPITRSTYAAFEPSLDYVTVKIPRWPFDKFSTDRTIGVQMKSIGEVMGIGRTFEEAFMKAIASLDTPESGRILLSNHEHDLEFLLSQPSDLRIYAIIEALLHNMDPERIAKLSRIDSYFIEKLRNLTDRISRMKRGFIPSDLLEIKKLGIPDSVISVFTGISETDLVKKRFDGGILPVYKAIDTCSGEFEAKTPYFYSTYDQQDEFPPPADKKGTVLIIGSGPNRISQGLEFDYVSVKMIASLKKHGYRAVMINSNPETVSTDFDISDTLYFEPLTIEHVSNIVRRESPCRIIVQFSGQTGQNMAMPLQDIFGPDIFLGTSPENIEKIEDRTKFSRNLKFFGLKQPDFIIVNHMQEAVEVSQNIELPVIVRSSFIIGGRAMDIITDREILHERLANLFEDKPDSHILISKYIENATEIDVDFISNGRKSVICGILIHVEEAGTHSGDATMLMGPRIPDAKLVKRIQKIVDMLSREYDLTGLSNLQLAVKYGEIMIIELNARASRSVPFVCKATDIDWVNEAYYAIMEGKIRRIDKNNHGYFVKIPAFPFNRFLDVDAVLGPEMKSTGEAMLPGKTLEEAVAKYLKFHKISLHGNSVALISVRDEDKDQIVNIGKEFSNIGIQIFATPGTRKVLMENGVNCDVVYKMEDLRQPNVEDFILEHKPDIVINTPSLRSGPIRDGNQIRRLSVKYGIPLITNIKLATTTLIGASSVATKSREIRSYWNIEQEKSN